GTGACCTTGAACAAGTTTGCGTTCGGCGTAGAGCTTCAACAGCTCTTCGGCCATGTCGCGCATCGCGCGGCGCGCCCGCGACTTGGCTTTTTGCCAGCCGAGCCCGCCCAGTTTATCGAGTTGAGGACGATGCCCTTCGCTTCCCGAATAACGCTGGACAAGATCCAAACGCTCTACCGGGACATAGAGCCGCGAGCCTTCGGCGTAGGTTAGAAGCATGAACTCGCGCATGTCGCCGCGGGCTCGCTCTAGACCGGCGGCTACGTTGCCTGTTGGTCCGCCGGCGGTCGCCATCTGAACAAGCCCTTGAAACTGACCGACGCCGTGGTCTACGTGCACGACGTAATCTTCGACTTTCAAGTCTCCGAGGTCGGAGAGAAACGCGGCAGCGGTTCGTTTCTTGCGCGCCTTCTTCGGAACGGCTCGTTGCAGGGCTACGCGTTCGACGTCGCCGAAGACATCGCTCTCGGTCAGCACCGACAGATCGGCCGCCGGAAGCGTGAACCCATTCGCGAGCTTGCCGACGGTGACGATGCGATTGCCTGCGAGCGCTGCGTTTTCACGCTGCTTCGGATTTAGAGACGGCAACAGCTCGGCGGTGATCGCGTACTCCGCGAGCATCTCGGTTACGCGCTCAGCTAATCCGAGGCTCGGCATCGCGAACAATGTCGTGCGGGTTTCCGATTCGAGGTCGCGCGCAAGATCCGCGATGCGGCCGTGATACCGCCTCGGCGATTGAGAGATTGCTGAGATGTCCGGAGTGGACGGCACGATCGGGAAGAGGAAAAGTGGCGCACGCTGCCGGCTTGCGAGGCTCGGGGAAGAACCACCTGGAGGGCTCTCAGAACCCGCAAGCTGGCAGCTTGCGATACTACTGAACTGTTCATCCGTAGCGGCGGCGTCGCGGCCGAGCAACCGAAGCTCGATTCGCGTCGCAGCTTCAAAGCGCGCTCGAAGCTCATCCGCGGTCAGGAACAACTTGTCAGGAGGCAGGGACAGTTCCCCGGCGTCGTCGGCGAGCGCGAAGCGGTCCGCGAGATATCGGTACAGATCGGACGCTCGCTTTTCGATCTCGACCGGTTCATCGATGACCAGGACCGCGTCTTTGAAATAGTCGAACGCCGAAGAGGCAAGCGGCCGGGTGAGCGGAATCAGATACTCCCAACCCGGAAAAGGCTCGCCTCGTTCTGCGTGTGCGAGCCGCGCTCGAAGGTCGCGGCGGAATCGATCGTCTTCCCAATGGCGCGCGGCGGCCTCGGCCCACGACATGAACTCTTCGCGCCGGACAGAAAGCTCGCGCATTGGAACGATCGTCGATTCGGTTTTGCGGCCGACGGAGCGTTGAGTGTCGGGATCGAACTCGCGTATCGATTCGACCGCGTCGCCGAAGAACTCTATTCGGTGCGGGGCGTCGTGAGCAGGCGAGAAGACGTCGAGAATGCCTCCGCGAAGGCTGAACTCTCCGACGGCGCCAACTGGTTCTTCGCGCACATAGCCGGCGGCAATCAAGAGGTCCACGATCAGCTCCGGCGGCATTTCTTCGCCGGCGCGCAGGGTGATGCTCGATGCTTTCAACAGATCAGGCGAGATAGTTCGCTCGGCAAGCGCGCCAAGCGATGTAAGCACGATTCGAGCTTCGCCTCTTGTAGCACGGTAGAGCGCGAGCGCGCGTTGTTCGAGCACTTCGAGGTGAGGCGATGTGCCGTCATAAGGATCGGCTTCAACGGCGGGTATCGTGAGAACGCTCGACTCGCTGGTGTTGACGCCGTTCAACGCGCAGTAGAAGAAGCTGACGTCGGAATGGAACTCTTCGACCTCGCGATTTGAGCGGGCAACGAACACGACGCGGCGGCCGAGTTTCTTTTCGAGGGCTGTTAAGACCAGCGCGCGAGCGCTTCCGGCGAGACCCGACACGACGACCACGCGACGACCGGCCTTTATTTCAGAAGCAAGCCGCTCAACCTCAGCGCTCTGAAACAGGCGACCGAAGATTTCAGCGTAGTAACTGTCGGTTGTGATGTTGATGCTTTAAGCCGCTCCGTTTTTATTGAAGCAAAATTCTAGCACGAGTCAACTCTGCGCAGCCTCTGGGGGGATGCGTTGAGCAGTGCGTTCATGCGGACCATTAGCGTCTAAACCCACTGCGGGTGGGGAATTGAAACTTAGGAATCGATACTTCTGCACCGCACCACATTCTGTTAGCATTTCATCCGGCATTTGACCTACTAAGCGGCAGTCGGTTCCTTAGGTGCGAGCGTTTGAGCCGTCGGGAGACTCTACAGAGGAAGGGACTTCATCGAAATTGACGATCCGTGGAGCGCAAAGCATACTATTTGCGAGTCGCTGAAAGACAAAGAAAATGACCATCGAGCTACCACAAAAAGAGAGAGCTGATTTTTGCCGGCGTTGGGGCATTGTTAGACTCGAACTCTTCGGCTCGGCACTTCGCGATGACTTCCGACCCGACAGCGATATTGATTTTCTTTACACACCGGGCCCGGCCTTTCGCAGAGATCGAGCGTACGGTCCGTGGCTTAACAACAACATGGCCGACGAACTTTCTGCCTTGCTCGGCCGCAAAGTGGATTTGATCGAACGAGAGAAAATGGAACGTCATCGCAACTGGATCCGCCGTGAGCACGTGTTAAGTTCCGCGCTGTCAATCTACGTGGAAAGATGATGCTACCGCCGCGGACATTCTGCTGGCCGCGCAGGACATTCAGCAATTTGCCGCGGGCATGACCCCCGATAAGTTTGCGAGCGATAAGTTTGTCCAGTCGGCAGTCACATTCAAGATCATAGTCTTAGGCGAGGCGGCAAAACGTTTATCCGACGAATTCCGCCGGCAGAATTTGAGTGGTGACGGGCCCCCGGGAGTTGGACTTGAGACAGCGCCAGTTTCGTGCAAAGTCGCAAAGACCCGCAAAAGCAACGGGAGGGAGGGATGCTGCTCTCCCAGGCCTCGCAACCGCACCCAACCAGAAGAATTATTGCCATTCGAAACAGCCGTTTGTTACTATCTTCGTTAGCTGATTCGACCGCAGCTACAGCCCCTGTACCCGTTGCCGGAGGACAATAATGAAACCCAAGCCGCGTGCGCTGGTGATGTTGGCGCTGGCGCTCTCTTTGATCGGCATTGTTGCCTATGCGCGAGAACTCGGCGCGCGTGAAGCTCGCGAGAAGATTGCGCAAGCGCTCGGGTTTGACAAATCCGACAACGTACACATCAAGAACATCAGCCGCGGCATGGGGAGCGAGGCTATAGTCGAAGCCCAGTTCGACGCGGCGTTCAGGTTCACGACCGATAAAGAAGGCAAGTGGCAAGCGGTCGAGGTGCGCGCCGGCGACCGGCGGTGGGAGTCGATCGAGCTCATCCAGACTGCGCTCCGCAAGGAGAAAGCGCTTAGGACCGGCGCCGAGCTTCGCACGGTTGCGACGGCGCTTGAAGCCTATCGCCGCGACAACGGTTCGTACGTTCAAGCCGATACCGGTTCGGCGCTGATGGATAATCTGGCCCCGCGATACCTGAATACGATTATTCGGCTCGATGCCTGGTCGCGCGAATTCGGTTATAAAGGCACGGCCGCAAGCTACCGCCTGATCAGTCTCGGCGCGGACGGCAAGCCGGACACGGATGACGACATCGTTTTCGAGAACGGGCGGTTGGTCAAGGGAGCCAGCGAGTGACGCGAAGCCCCGAACAGGCTCAGCAAGCAGCATCGCTGAACATCCGCGTAGCCGCCGCTCACAGGACTGCTCTCACCCTCGTCCTGGCTTTCGCGATGAGCATAGTCATCTATGTGGGGGTGGGGCTCTTGATCTTGAATCTCAGGAAGGGGAATACGCGGACGGAGCTGCCCTACGGGTTCTACGCGGCGGCGGCGGGGCTGGCGATCGGTTCAATCGTGATTCGACGCGCGCAGTTGCACAGGATGAAGCTCGAGGTGGTAGCCGCAACGCGCGGGGCCGAAGGGCTAATCAAGCACCTGCTGAATGCGACGATCCTGGCCGCCGCTATAGCGGAAATCATCGGAGTGCTCGCGCTGGTGGTTGCCTTCTTCGGTGGCGATCAGAACGATGTTATAAGGCTGGGTATTGTTGCGCTGATGGTCTCGTTGTACAACTACCCGAGAAGGTCGGCCTGGCAGCGAGCCGTTGACTATTTCTCCGCGACGGCCGAAGGCGCGGGTGAGGGCAGATTGGGCCTGTGACCGGAAGTAGCATAGACTTTAGTCTGTGTCCGGTGAATTATCATTCTATCGATGTGGCTGCTACAGACTAAAGTCTATGTTACTTTTCCGCATAGAAAGGGAGCAATTTTGAGAAACAACAAATTCACAGTCAGCGCAGCGCTTGCTCTGATGATGGCGCTCGCCAGTGCGGCGAACGTGGAATGGGCCTTTGGAGCCGGGTTCAAGGCTCAAGACAACAAGCCGGCGCAAAGCGCTGACAAGCGCGCCGACGCGCTGAAGAAATACCTGGAGGCTCAGCGGCTGGAACAGGCCGGCAATTATCCCGGCGCGGTGGCGGCCTACAAGGAAGCGCTGACTCTTGACCCGCAATCGGTCGAGTTGAGAACGGCGCTTGGTTCGCTCTACCTGAAGAACCGCAACGTCATCGACGCCGAAGCCCAGGCCCGGGAAGCCATGAAGCTGGCGCCCGATAACATAGACGTGCGCAAGCTCCTCGCGCGCATCTATCTTGCGCAGACCTTCGTCGGCACAACCACGGTAAAGGAAAAGGCTCGAGCTGCGCTCAAGGAACTCGAGGAGATCGCTCGGCTGAGCCCGACCGCGAAAATTGAAGTAGGCGATCAAGAACAGCCGGTGCTCAGCCTCATCGGTTCGTTGTATTGGGAGCTCGACGAACAGGATAAAGCGCTGGAAGCGCTGAAGCGCGTTTCGGAAGGCAGCTCGACAGCGGATCGCGCGCACTATCAACTGGCAACGCTCTACTACCAGAGAAACAAGTTCCGCGAAGCCGCCGCTGCCGCCCGCAAGGCTTATGACATAGATTCGAAATCGCCGCAGTACGCGGGCCTGCTGGCGAGAGCGCTGCTGCGCATCGGGCGGACCCAAGAGGCTCTGGACATCTACAAGAAAGCCATCGGCATAAAGGAAACGGCGAGCAAAGAGGACAAGAAAGCAACCGAAGCGAAGACGTCAGAAGACAAGGACAAGGATGAAGAGGGCACCAGCGTGCTAATAAACTCCCCGCTCCTGATTGACTACGCGGAAGCGTTGGTGTTCGCGGGACGCTACGACGAAGCTAACAAGCTGCTCGATCCTTTAATCAAGATCGTCCGCAAAGACACGCCGACTTACCTGACGCTGATCAGGGAGAAGAGCAATGTGTTGCGCAGAACCGGCAAGCGCGAAGAGGCTGCGCAGTTGCTCGAGACGGCGCTCAAAGGACAGGATGTGTCCGACAGCCTGCCAGTCGTTTACGCCCTGGCGGAGACGCACGAGGAGATGCTCCAGTTTGACAAGGCGATCTCGACCTACGAAGACGCGCTTGCCTCGATCGTCAATCCGGATGGCACGGTTGGCAATCGCGAGCAGGATAAGCAAGCCGCCGAGGTTGTGCTTCAGCGAATAGGGATCGCTTACCGCATGGCTGGGAAGCGCGACAAGGCGATGGAAACCTTCGAACGCATCAAGAAGGTCGTAGGAAAGGACCGGCCGCGCGCGGATCAGCTCATCGTGGACACGTTGATCAACGAGGGCAAATACAAGGAAGCATTCGCGTTGGCGACCGATGCATCGGCGCGATTTCCCGACGAGCGGTCGTTCAAGCTGTATCGCGCGCAGTCGGCGGGCCGCCTCGGGGATGTGGCCACCGCCGATGCAACGCTGAAGTCGATGCTCAAGAGCGGACCCGAGGACGTGGACGTTTACCTGTTTTGGTCGAGCGTCCAGCTCGAGGCCAATCAGGTGAAGGAAGCGGAAGAAAGCGCGCGCAAAGCAGTCGCGCTGGAGCCCAACGACGTCGGTCCACTGGTGACTCTGGCGAGCGTTCAGGATCGGGAGAAAAAATACAAAGAGTCGGAGGCGACCTTGAAAAAGGCGCTCGAGATCGACCCGGACAACGCGACGGTTCTCAACAACCTCGGCTACTTTCTTGCCGATCGAAACGAGCGGCTTGCGGAAGCGGAAGCGCTTATACGCCGCGCGGTGAACATCGAGCCGACGAACGGGTCGTTCCTGGATTCACTCGGATGGCTGCTGTATCGACAGGGCAAGCTCGCCGAAGCGCAAAAGTATTTGGAGCAAGCGGTGATCTATCAGCAACGCTCGGCAACGATTCACGATCATCTGGGCGATGTGTACAAGAAACAGGGACAGACGGATAAGGCTCGCGCAAAGTGGGAAGAGGCGCTGAAACTGGCGACCGAGCCCGATGAGATAAAGAAGATCAAGGAGAAGTTGGGGAAGAAGTAAGAAGAAACGGTTCAGGGTTCAGGGTTCTGAGTTCCGGGTGTGGTTCAGCCTCTACTTGCAATAGAAGTGCAGAGCGTTTACGAACCCTGAACCCTGAACCCTGAACCCTGAACCCTGAATCCCGAACCCTCTGGTTGTTTTATGCGAAACAAGCTTGGCGCAATTCTTTTCATCGCGGCGTTGATGTTGATGGTGGCGCCGCCAGCGGCACAACCCGGCAGCTCGCTACAGAAGGGCGGAGTCGCCGGGGGCGGCCGAGTTGCGCGAGGAAATGCCCGCGACTCGCGCGCTGCCGAGTCAACACATTCTCACGTTGAGCGCGCGACTTCAGAAGAAGACGAGTCCACGCCCCGCGTTTCAAGCCGCCGCATTCGCGAGATTGAATCGCTCGAGCAGCAGTGCCTGGACGAAATCAACCGTGTGCGCCGGCGCAGCGGGCTTCCTCGGCTCAACTTTTATGAGGACCTTCTGCCGGTGGCTCGCGAGTACAGCCGCCGCATGGCCGAAGAGCGCTTCTTCTCTCACAACGACCCCGACGGGCGCACCGTTCGTGAGAGAGTCGACGACGCGGACATCAGGTGGCGAATGGTGGGTGAGAACCTGGCTTACTCGAACGGCTACATAAACCCGGTAGCGGCGAGCCTCCACGGTTGGATGGAGAGCCCGGGGCATCGACGCAACATTCTCGATCCTGATTTCAAGCTGACCGCGATCGGCGTCTGGATCAGGTCGGATGGGACGGTGTACTTCACGGAGATTTTTCTCAAACAGTAGTTAGACCCTCACACGAACTGCGCTGATGCTGATTGATAGCGGGGGATAGGCTATATCTTCACTGTAGAATTGCGTCGGACAGGCGACGTGGAAAGCTATAAGATTTGAATCAAGACTTCCGCTACCAACCAAATGCCGTCCTCCATCCAGATCCAATCCTACGCAAAGATCAATTGGACGCTCGACGTGCTGTTCAAGCGCGAGGATGACTTTCACGAACTTCGAACCATCTATCAGACTGTCTCGCTTCACGACTCGCTTCGCATCACTGAAACCAGCAACGCAATCGAAATCATCTGCGATGATCCGCTAGTCCCGTGCGATGAAACAAATCTCGCATTCAAGGCCGCGGCGTTGTTGCGTGAAGCGGCGGGTGCTTCAAAAGGCGCGCGCATCGAGATCGAGAAGCGCATCCCTGTAGCTGCCGGGTTGGGTGGAGGGTCTTCAAACGCCGCGGCGACGCTTCTCGCGCTGATCGAACTCTGGCAGCTTGATATCGATGAACGAAATCGATTTCGAATCGCGGCGAGCCTTGGATCGGACGTGCCTTTCTTTCTGATCGGAGGCACGGCGCTCGGTGTCGGACGCGGCGAAGAGGTATACTCGATTGAACAAGTTCAGTCGGAAGAGTTGCTGCTGGTGAATCCAGGCTTCGCCGTATCAACCCGCGACGCATACGAAAAGCTTTCGCGGTTGACAAGGTCAGAAGCGGCTCTTAAACTACCTTTTGCTTTACTAGCCGCTAAAGGCATCAGTGGGCTACCGCTCGTGGCGAGAAACGATCTGGAAGAGGTGGTGTTCGCCGCTCACCCAGAAATCGCGGAAGTCAAACGCAGGCTCATAAGCCTCGGCGCGAGACACGCTCTGATGTCCGGCAGCGGCGCAACTGTCTTTGGGGTCTTTGATAATTCGCAGATGACCGAGCAAGCCGAGTCCGAGATGCGCGCGCTCGGCTACTGGGCACAGCGAGTCCGCGCGGTTGACAGGCACGAGTATCAAGCCACGATCTTCCAATGAGCAGCCTAGCCTGGAGGATCGAAGATGGAAGGTAGAGGATCGATCCTCTATCTTCCATCCTCGATTCTCTGTTTCGTGGCGGGTTGGTTTAATCGTTAACGCGGCGAATTCCAGTCTAATCCTTGTCAGCTTAATACTGGGGAGTCGCCAAGCGGTAAGGCAGCGGCCTTTGGAGCCGCCATTCGGAGGTTCGAATCCTCCCTCCCCAGCCAAAAAGATTGGTTTCGGGTTCCTGGTTCAGGGTTCCGGGTTGAACCCCGAACTTTGAACCCGAAACCCGGAACAGGTTTTTTTCGTGGAGGCAGTGTGAACATAAAGGTCTTTTCAGGAAATGCGAACCGGCCGCTCGCTGAAGAGATTTGCCAGCACCTGGGGATCGAGATCGGCAGGGCTTCCGTTGGGCGCTTCTCCGACGGCGAATTCAACTTTCAGATTTCGGAGAACGTGCGTGGGGAAGATTGCTTCCTCGTTCAGCCGACCTGCCCGCCGGTCGATTCGAACGCGATGGAGCTGCTTATCATGCTCGACGCGTTCAGGCGCTCGTCGGCGAAGCGAATCACCGCGGTGATACCGTACTACGGCTACGCGCGCAAGGATCGCAAGGACCGGCCGCGAGTGCCGATCTCGTCGAAGCTGCTCGCCAACCTGATAACCGAGGCTGGCGCGGACCGGGTGCTGCTGTTCGATCTGCACGCGGGTCAGATTCAAGGGTTCTTTGATATACCGGCGGACCACCTGTTCGCAGCGCCTGTGTTGGTCGGGCATTTTCAAGCGTTGGAGCTGCCGAACCTCACCGTAGTCGCGCCTGATGCGGGAGGCGTCGAACGCGCGCGGGCTTATGCGAAACGCCTGGATGCGGAGCTGGCAATCATCGACAAACGCCGCGACTACGAGCGCATGGGGGAAGTTGAAGTGCTTAACGTCATCGGCGAGGTTGCGGGACGCACCGCGCTGATTGTGGACGATATGGTCGACACAGCCGGCACGCTGGTGAAAGCAGCCGAAGCGCTCAAGGAAAATGGCGCGAAGTCGGTGCTGGCTTCGGCGACGCACGCGGTGCTGAGCGGAACAGCCGTTGAGCGAATCGAGCAGTCGCCGATCGAGCAGTTGGTAGTCACTAACACTATTCCGGACGGACTTGCTAGCGGGTCGCGAAAGATCAAGTGTTTGAGCGTGGCAAAACTACTGGCTGAAGCTATTCTTTCGATACACGACGAGACGTCGGTCAGCAGGTTGTTTATTTGAGAATGAACCGTGAAACGTGATGCGGGATAGGAACGAACGCATCACGCATCACGCTTCACGTTGGGAGTCATAGATAATGATTAAGGACATAACGATCAATGCACGCGCTCGCGAGGGAGTGGGCAAGGGCCCGGCTCGCAGGCTGCGCGCGCAAGGGATGATTCCCGCCGCGGTCTATGGCGAAGGCGGAGACGCGGTTGCGGTGGCCGTGAGCGCGAAAGAGATCGCCACCATACTGCGCTCGGGTTCGGGTCACAACACCATCTTCAAGCTCGCGCTCCCGCAAGCCGACGGCGAACCGGCCAACGTGATCATCAAGGACTATCAAGTTGATCCGGTCAAGGGCCGCTTGCTGCACGCAGACCTGTTACGGTTATCGATGACGACGACGACGAGGGTGAGCGTCTCGGTTGAAACGATTGGCGAGCCCCCTGGCGTCAAGAGCGAGGGCGGCATACTGGAGCTTCAGCTCCGCGAGATCGACGTCGAGTGCCTGCCGGGAGACATACCGGAGCATCTGAGG
This window of the Acidobacteriota bacterium genome carries:
- the mfd gene encoding transcription-repair coupling factor; amino-acid sequence: MVVVSGLAGSARALVLTALEKKLGRRVVFVARSNREVEEFHSDVSFFYCALNGVNTSESSVLTIPAVEADPYDGTSPHLEVLEQRALALYRATRGEARIVLTSLGALAERTISPDLLKASSITLRAGEEMPPELIVDLLIAAGYVREEPVGAVGEFSLRGGILDVFSPAHDAPHRIEFFGDAVESIREFDPDTQRSVGRKTESTIVPMRELSVRREEFMSWAEAAARHWEDDRFRRDLRARLAHAERGEPFPGWEYLIPLTRPLASSAFDYFKDAVLVIDEPVEIEKRASDLYRYLADRFALADDAGELSLPPDKLFLTADELRARFEAATRIELRLLGRDAAATDEQFSSIASCQLAGSESPPGGSSPSLASRQRAPLFLFPIVPSTPDISAISQSPRRYHGRIADLARDLESETRTTLFAMPSLGLAERVTEMLAEYAITAELLPSLNPKQRENAALAGNRIVTVGKLANGFTLPAADLSVLTESDVFGDVERVALQRAVPKKARKKRTAAAFLSDLGDLKVEDYVVHVDHGVGQFQGLVQMATAGGPTGNVAAGLERARGDMREFMLLTYAEGSRLYVPVERLDLVQRYSGSEGHRPQLDKLGGLGWQKAKSRARRAMRDMAEELLKLYAERKLVQGHAYGADTPWQHEFEDAFEYQLTPDQETAIEDVKEGMESPQPMDRLIVGDVGYGKTEVAMRAAFKAVMEGKQVAVLAPTTVLVYQHCKTFQQRFSPFPARIEMLSRFRSNKDIKDVVKALEAGTVDVVIGTHRLLSKDIRFKDLGLLVVDEEQRFGVAHKERIKQMRKKVDVIAMSATPIPRTLNMSLAGLRDMSVIETPPRDRLAIQTHVVQFSESVVRSAVELELQRSGQVFFVHNRVETINTIAELISRLVPQARLGVGHGQMGEKELEDVILKFIRHDLDVLVCTTIIENGIDIPLANTIIINRADKYGLAQLYQLRGRVGRSNRRAYSYLLIPAEDTLTDIARRRLAAIREFSDLGAGFRIAALDLELRGAGNLLGAQQSGQIDAIGFDLYTQMLERTVREMKGEPVEDEVSTAINLGVDIRIPEDYIYDMSQRLRTYKRISSAESEAELADVHAEIADRYGPIPETIENLFEYSRLRREASKLGIISIDREADRLAVKFTEQAKINPDKLIALVSSGSASFAPSGVLKIKLTAEDDAAVFDEVRGLLNQLR
- a CDS encoding nucleotidyltransferase domain-containing protein, producing the protein MTIELPQKERADFCRRWGIVRLELFGSALRDDFRPDSDIDFLYTPGPAFRRDRAYGPWLNNNMADELSALLGRKVDLIEREKMERHRNWIRREHVLSSALSIYVER
- a CDS encoding type II secretion system protein GspG, whose amino-acid sequence is MKPKPRALVMLALALSLIGIVAYARELGAREAREKIAQALGFDKSDNVHIKNISRGMGSEAIVEAQFDAAFRFTTDKEGKWQAVEVRAGDRRWESIELIQTALRKEKALRTGAELRTVATALEAYRRDNGSYVQADTGSALMDNLAPRYLNTIIRLDAWSREFGYKGTAASYRLISLGADGKPDTDDDIVFENGRLVKGASE
- a CDS encoding tetratricopeptide repeat protein; translation: MRNNKFTVSAALALMMALASAANVEWAFGAGFKAQDNKPAQSADKRADALKKYLEAQRLEQAGNYPGAVAAYKEALTLDPQSVELRTALGSLYLKNRNVIDAEAQAREAMKLAPDNIDVRKLLARIYLAQTFVGTTTVKEKARAALKELEEIARLSPTAKIEVGDQEQPVLSLIGSLYWELDEQDKALEALKRVSEGSSTADRAHYQLATLYYQRNKFREAAAAARKAYDIDSKSPQYAGLLARALLRIGRTQEALDIYKKAIGIKETASKEDKKATEAKTSEDKDKDEEGTSVLINSPLLIDYAEALVFAGRYDEANKLLDPLIKIVRKDTPTYLTLIREKSNVLRRTGKREEAAQLLETALKGQDVSDSLPVVYALAETHEEMLQFDKAISTYEDALASIVNPDGTVGNREQDKQAAEVVLQRIGIAYRMAGKRDKAMETFERIKKVVGKDRPRADQLIVDTLINEGKYKEAFALATDASARFPDERSFKLYRAQSAGRLGDVATADATLKSMLKSGPEDVDVYLFWSSVQLEANQVKEAEESARKAVALEPNDVGPLVTLASVQDREKKYKESEATLKKALEIDPDNATVLNNLGYFLADRNERLAEAEALIRRAVNIEPTNGSFLDSLGWLLYRQGKLAEAQKYLEQAVIYQQRSATIHDHLGDVYKKQGQTDKARAKWEEALKLATEPDEIKKIKEKLGKK
- a CDS encoding CAP domain-containing protein is translated as MRNKLGAILFIAALMLMVAPPAAQPGSSLQKGGVAGGGRVARGNARDSRAAESTHSHVERATSEEDESTPRVSSRRIREIESLEQQCLDEINRVRRRSGLPRLNFYEDLLPVAREYSRRMAEERFFSHNDPDGRTVRERVDDADIRWRMVGENLAYSNGYINPVAASLHGWMESPGHRRNILDPDFKLTAIGVWIRSDGTVYFTEIFLKQ
- the ispE gene encoding 4-(cytidine 5'-diphospho)-2-C-methyl-D-erythritol kinase, producing MPSSIQIQSYAKINWTLDVLFKREDDFHELRTIYQTVSLHDSLRITETSNAIEIICDDPLVPCDETNLAFKAAALLREAAGASKGARIEIEKRIPVAAGLGGGSSNAAATLLALIELWQLDIDERNRFRIAASLGSDVPFFLIGGTALGVGRGEEVYSIEQVQSEELLLVNPGFAVSTRDAYEKLSRLTRSEAALKLPFALLAAKGISGLPLVARNDLEEVVFAAHPEIAEVKRRLISLGARHALMSGSGATVFGVFDNSQMTEQAESEMRALGYWAQRVRAVDRHEYQATIFQ
- a CDS encoding ribose-phosphate pyrophosphokinase; translation: MKVFSGNANRPLAEEICQHLGIEIGRASVGRFSDGEFNFQISENVRGEDCFLVQPTCPPVDSNAMELLIMLDAFRRSSAKRITAVIPYYGYARKDRKDRPRVPISSKLLANLITEAGADRVLLFDLHAGQIQGFFDIPADHLFAAPVLVGHFQALELPNLTVVAPDAGGVERARAYAKRLDAELAIIDKRRDYERMGEVEVLNVIGEVAGRTALIVDDMVDTAGTLVKAAEALKENGAKSVLASATHAVLSGTAVERIEQSPIEQLVVTNTIPDGLASGSRKIKCLSVAKLLAEAILSIHDETSVSRLFI
- a CDS encoding 50S ribosomal protein L25 — protein: MIKDITINARAREGVGKGPARRLRAQGMIPAAVYGEGGDAVAVAVSAKEIATILRSGSGHNTIFKLALPQADGEPANVIIKDYQVDPVKGRLLHADLLRLSMTTTTRVSVSVETIGEPPGVKSEGGILELQLREIDVECLPGDIPEHLRVDVSHLQIGDHVTVADLIYDREKVKLLVDEHQIVAGVLAPRMIEEVVPVAEVVEGEAAATAEPEVIKKGKADEE